A genomic region of Papaver somniferum cultivar HN1 chromosome 7, ASM357369v1, whole genome shotgun sequence contains the following coding sequences:
- the LOC113294258 gene encoding pentatricopeptide repeat-containing protein At1g62680, mitochondrial-like: protein MVDRGLEPNVTSCNILIDGYCKNHMLDEALQLFKKMRQNELKPTIVTCNVLLRGLYWDGRMKTAQRFPNEMQSFGQSPDEVSYGKLEDARKLLDEMPEKGLVPNVVTCTTMIAGLFHHRMSLEANKLIIQMEEKGCLLDSRTYDTIIKGFLQGKETEKALQFLRKMHERKFVPSDPVVSLLIKTLSTDELKNLVLFL from the exons ATGGTGGATAGGGGCCTTGAACCGAATGTTACCAGTTGCAATATATTAATTGATGGGTATTGCAAGAATCATATGTTGGATGAAGCTTTGCAGCTATTCAAGAAAATGAGACAAAATGAATTGAAGCCGACAATAGTTACTTGCAATGTACTGTTAAGGGGACTATACTGGgatggaagaatgaagactgcTCAGAGGTTTCCTAATGAGATGCAATCTTTTGGTCAATCTCCAGATGAAGTTTCATACG GGAAGTTGGAAGATGCAAGAAAACTGCTTGATGAGATGCCAGAAAAAGGATTAGTTCCTAATGTAGTAACATGTACCACGATGATAGCTGGCCTCTTCCATCACAGGATGTCACTGGAGGCTAACAAATTAATCATCCAAATGGAGGAGAAAGGTTGTTTATTAGATTCTAGAACATACGACACCATCATCAAGGGTTTTCTTCAAGGAAAGGAGACTGAGAAGGCATTACAATTTCTTCGCAAGATGCATGAAAGAAAATTTGTACCAAGTGATCCTGTTGTATCCTTACTAATAAAAACGCTCTCAACAGATGAACTGAAAAATCTGGTTCTGTTTTTGTGA
- the LOC113296537 gene encoding cinnamoyl-CoA reductase-like SNL6, with translation MSPAAEIPLLIHEEEEEEDFSKRVCVMDASGRLGSSLVESLLQRNYIVHAAVSTYGNLQPLKGIANCLNNKNLKIFETDPFDYESIINALKDCSALFYSFETPQEQPIFDELMAEIEVRAAHNVLEACAQTDTMEKVIFTSSITAVIWREDHKSTTADQLSERDWSDVNFCKKFKLWHGLSKTLAEKTAWALAMDRGVNMVSINAGLLVGPEISMKTSYLKGAAEMYEDGVLVTVDLKFLVDAHICVFEDISSYGRYLCFNHVINQPDDAVEFAKMLTPSTATTTLSAATSYEDLGIFEQRIGNKKLNKLMVDYKN, from the exons ATGTCTCCAGCAGCAGAAATACCACTTTTaattcatgaagaagaagaagaagaagacttctCAAAAAGGGTATGTGTAATGGATGCATCAGGAAGATTAGGTTCAAGCTTGGTTGAAAGTCTACTTCAAAGGAATTACATCGTTCATGCTGCCGTCTCTACCTATG GTAATTTGCAGCCATTAAAAGGGATAGCTAATTGTCTGAACAACAAGAATCTGAAGATATTTGAAACGGATCCTTTTGATTATGAAAGTATTATCAACGCTTTGAAAGATTGTTCTGCCTTGTTTTACTCTTTCGAAACTCCTCAAGAACAACCCATCTTTGAT GAGTTGATGGCTGAAATTGAGGTCAGAGCAGCTCATAACGTATTAGAAGCTTGCGCCCAGACAGATACAATGGAGAAAGTGATATTCACATCGTCAATAACAGCAGTTATATGGAGAGAAGACCATAAATCCACCACCGCCGACCAACTTTCCGAAAGGGATTGGAGTGATGTTAATTTCTGTAAGAAATTCAAG TTATGGCATGGACTGTCAAAGACACTAGCAGAGAAAACAGCCTGGGCATTGGCAATGGACAGAGGAGTAAACATGGTGAGCATCAATGCAGGATTACTAGTAGGACCAGAAATTTCAATGAAGACATCATATCTAAAAGGTGCAGCTGAGATGTACGAAGATGGTGTATTAGTAACAGTAGACCTAAAATTCTTAGTGGACGCTCATATCTGTGTATTCGAAGATATTTCGTCTTACGGACGATACTTATGCTTTAATCATGTCATTAATCAACCTGATGATGCCGTTGAGTTTGCGAAAATGTTAACACCGTCAACGGCGACAACAACTTTATCAGCTGCTACAAG CTATGAAGATTTGGGGATCTTTGAACAAAGAATTGGTAACAAGAAGTTGAACAAATTGATGGTGGATTACAAGAACTGA
- the LOC113294257 gene encoding pentatricopeptide repeat-containing protein At1g12300, mitochondrial-like: MSWVQRLKRNTRLISGYRQVSVRDYRMTQLESYVQDECKSGRIKKLEDGLRYFDQLILDRPLPSNVTFNHVLSSLLKIKCNSDVIVLYKKMSLVGVKPNLYTLTILINCCCQLGKVNYGFCFLGEIIKRGHQPKVITFTTLIKGLCLQGKIDFAFKVFAKMTQLGIQPDAFTCTTLIHGLCSTGQVGLALQLKNNMSKWNCRPTVVSYSAIIDTLCKGGLVNEALVFFCEMHRDLNVVPDVVVHNSLIDGLCNSGRFNEANRFFDEMVSKGIFPDTRTYNCMIHGHCLNGQQEEARRYFDEMMDRGISPDTITFSILIDTLCKDGDTENALGLFKLMDKINVKPDQITYNSMIDGLCLAGRLQDAVKLFA; this comes from the coding sequence ATGAGTTGGGTTCAAAGACTAAAGCGTAATACCAGATTAATCTCTGGTTATCGTCAAGTATCTGTGAGAGATTATAGAATGACACAACTTGAGAGTTATGTGCAGGATGAGTGTAAGTCTGGAAGGATTAAGAAGCTTGAGGATGGTTTGAGATACTTTGATCAATTGATTTTGGACAGGCCATTACCATCAAATGTTACGTTTAATCATGTATTGAGTTCTCTGTTGAAGATTAAATGTAATTCAGATGTCATTGTCTTGTATAAGAAGATGAGTTTGGTTGGAGTAAAGCCTAATTTGTATACATTGACCATTTTGATTAACTGCTGTTGCCAATTGGGAAAAGTGAATTATGGGTTCTGTTTTCTTGGAGAAATTATTAAGAGAGGTCATCAGCCTAAGGTTATCACATTCACTACACTGATTAAAGGGTTGTGTTTACAAGGGAAGATTGATTTTGCATTCAAAGTGTTTGCTAAAATGACTCAATTAGGTATTCAACCTGATGCCTTCACATGTACTACTCTTATACATGGGCTTTGTTCAACTGGTCAAGTGGGTCTTGCTCTTCAGCTAAAAAATAACATGTCTAAATGGAACTGCAGACCAACTGTTGTTTCGTATTCTGCCATCATAGACACACTTTGTAAAGGAGGTTTAGTTAATGAAGCTTTGGTTTTCTTCTGTGAAATGCACAGAGATTTAAATGTTGTTCCCGATGTAGTTGTTCACAATTCTTTGATTGACGGACTTTGTAATTCAGGCCGGTTCAATGAGGCAAACAGATTCTTTGACGAGATGGTTAGTAAAGGAATCTTTCCAGATACAAGGACATATAATTGTATGATTCATGGGCATTGCCTAAATGGTCAGCAGGAAGAAGCAAGAAGATATTTTGATGAAATGATGGATCGAGGGATTTCACCCGATACAATAACCTTTAGTATATTGATAGATACACTTTGTAAAGATGGGGACACAGAAAATGCTTTGGGGTTGTTTAAACTGATGGACAAGATAAATGTAAAACCTGATCAGATTACTTACAACTCAATGATTGATGGTCTGTGTTTGGCAGGCCGGTTGCAAGATGCGGTGAAACTGTTCGCCTAA